A window from Bufo bufo chromosome 1, aBufBuf1.1, whole genome shotgun sequence encodes these proteins:
- the LOC121008468 gene encoding protocadherin gamma-B5-like has protein sequence MAWQVLFFYFSLFSIAASNEFHYSILEELKLNSVVGNVAEDLGLNSSNLKMRNLRIISQHNRNYFNISIENGNLYVIDRIDREAICGSEQNCILNLEILAENPVTVYSVKVEIQDINDNPPSFFKDIFSIGISEFALPGTQFVLGNARDPDLGTNSLQSYNLSPNPYFSLVEISESENQSPKVILVQPLDREMQQEYELILTANDGGKPMKTGTLVIKIFVQDVNDNYPIFSQKKYKLDLEENLPIGYIVLQLNASDKDEGPNAEISYLFSHMSENAQQVFTINSQTGVINTIGRLDYEETPTFEMTVEAADGGGLVTQCSVFIQVVDLNDNAPEITIASLFTPIPENSAPGTLIALINVKDLDSGKYGEVNCQIIYIKPLKLIPSSNNYYKLITIGPLDRETTPEYNLTIIAEDEGSPPMVTKKTVHITVSDMNDNAPVFGKSLYTYYVLEDTPAGTSIQDVHVSDLDENENARVTYSIINGKIYDIPVSSYVSINSMTGVLYAQRSFDYEQLQEFQFQVMAKDSGSPPLSSNVTVRICIIDKNDNAPKILYPSPDTEGSALFEFIPHSAEKGYLVTKVIAVDADSGHNAWLSYHLIQVPDPSIFTIGQYTGEIRIGRDLPDMEFLRQKLMVLVKDNGIPSLSSTVILNLVVAQNFQQVAPEIRHQPNNSSTASYATFYLVISIALISVLFIVIVLITVIFKCKKTYSSTSFDALSRNVYPQFTLGYPSEISDASLPFPFSYDVCVTLDSKQNEIAYLKPVQSVPTDNLIDTEIVAPAIDSINDSSSASNNVEV, from the coding sequence ATGGCGTGGCAAGTACTATTTTTctacttttctttattttctattgCTGCCTCTAATGAATTCCACTACTCAATTCTAGAAGAGCTGAAGCTGAATTCTGTTGTTGGGAATGTTGCAGAAGATTTGGGATTGAATAGCAGTAATCTCAAAATGAGGAATTTAAGGATTATTTCCCAACACAATAGAAATTATTTCAATATCAGCATAGAAAATGGCAATTTATATGTCATTGACCGAATAGACAGGGAGGCGATATGTGGGTCAGAGCAGAACTGCATTCTAAATCTTGAAATATTAGCAGAAAATCCAGTAACTGTTTACTCTGTTAAAGTTGAAATCCAAGATATAAATGATAACCCACCAAGTTTTTTTAAAGATATTTTTAGTATTGGAATTAGTGAATTTGCTTTGCCTGGAACACAGTTTGTCCTTGGGAATGCAAGAGATCCAGATTTAGGCACCAATTCTTTGCAGAGTTATAATTTAAGCCCTAACCCATATTTCTCCTTGGTCGAAATATCTGAGTCAGAAAATCAGTCTCCAAAAGTTATCTTAGTACAACCTCTAGACCGGGAGATGCAACAAGAATATGAATTAATTTTAACTGCAAATGATGGCGGCAAACCAATGAAAACTGGAACTTTAGTTATCAAGATTTTTGTTCAGGATGTAAATGATAATTATCCAATATTTAGTCAAAAAAAGTATAAACTCGACTTAGAAGAAAACTTACCCATTGGTTATATAGTTTTACAATTGAATGCAAGTGATAAAGATGAAGGACCCAATGCAGAAATATCATATTTATTTAGTCATATGTCTGAGAATGCTCAACAAGTCTTCACCATTAATTCGCAAACTGGTGTCATTAACACAATAGGAAGACTGGACTATGAAGAAACTCCGACTTTTGAGATGACTGTAGAAGCAGCTGATGGTGGAGGCCTAGTAACAcaatgttctgtcttcatacaagtTGTGGATCTTAATGACAATGCACCTGAGATAACAATTGCATCACTGTTTACGCCAATTCCAGAGAATTCTGCACCTGGGACTCttatagcattaattaatgtaaagGATTTGGATTCTGGGAAATATGGAGAAGTGAACtgccaaataatatatataaagccACTTAAATTAATTCCATCATCCAATAATTATTACAAGCTTATAACTATAGGTCCACTTGACAGAGAAACAACCCCAGAATATAACCTCACAATCATAGCAGAAGATGAAGGCTCTCCTCCAATGGTAACTAAAAAAACTGTTCATATTACTGTGTCAGATATGAATGACAATGCACCAGtttttggaaaatccctttatacTTATTATGTTCTAGAGGATACCCCAGCTGGCACATCAATACAGGATGTCCATGTGTCTGACCTGGATGAAAATGAGAATGCTAGAGTCACATATTCTATCATTAATGGAAAAATTTATGACATTCCAGTCTCCTCATATGTTTCCATTAACTCAATGACTGGAGTTCTTTATGCCCAGAGATCTTTTGACTATGAACAGTTGCAGGAATTTCAGTTCCAGGTGATGGCTAAAGACAGCGGATCTCCTCCTCTAAGCAGTAATGTCACAGTGAGGATATGTATCATTGATAAGAATGATAATGCTCCTAAGATTCTCTATCCATCACCAGACACGGAGGGATCAGCCTTATTTGAGTTTATTCCTCACTCTGCTGAGAAAGGTTATCTAGTCACCAAAGTTATTGCAGTGGATGCTGACTCTGGACACAATGCCTGGCTCTCCTATCACCTGATTCAGGTTCCTGATCCATCTATATTCACCATTGGCCAATACACTGGTGAAATCAGGATCGGAAGAGATCTTCCAGATATGGAGTTCTTGAGACAAAAACTTATGGTCCTGGTTaaggataatggaattccatCTCTGTCATCTACAGTCATTTTGAACTTGGTGGTGGCTCAGAATTTTCAACAAGTTGCTCCAGAAATAAGACACCAACCCAATAACTCATCAACTGCATCTTATGCAACATTCTACCTTGTCATATCTATAGCCCTCATCTCTGTGTTGTTTATTGTGATAGTGCTGATCACAGTCATCTTTAAGTGCAAGAAAACATATAGTTCAACATCTTTTGATGCTTTAAGCAGAAATGTGTATCCTCAGTTTACGCTGGGATATCCTTCTGAGATCAGTGATGCAAGTTTACCTTTCCCATTCTCATACGATGTGTGTGTGACTCTGGACTCAAAGCAGAATGAAATTGCTTATCTGAAACCAGTGCAAAGCGTCCCCACAGACAATCTCATAGATACTGAAATTGTGGCTCCTGCAATTGATTCAATAAATGACAGCTCATCAGCAAGCAACAATGTTGAGGTATGA